The Lathyrus oleraceus cultivar Zhongwan6 chromosome 5, CAAS_Psat_ZW6_1.0, whole genome shotgun sequence genome includes the window TGATGCAATCTGATAAATTGTATTAAACAAAAGTCATTGCAGATTTTAAAGCATATCTATTATTCAGCGTGTTTGAATAGGAAACATAATGTATCATTTCATTCATTACAAGATTGTACATGATAACCAACCAACCTGAGGATGACTCACAACACTGACGAGTTCCTCCATTGTCACACCGGGCAATCCTAAGAGACAGTGGTTAGCACGCAGCTGCACCTCTCCGACAAGATTCAACTTATGTTGAAGAAGTAAGTCATAATTGCGATGGATGCTTCCATCCGCAGAATTTTCAATTGGTAAAACCGCTTTATCAACCAACCACAGTTCAACTGCCTAGAGAAAAAATATGAATATATCAATACAGCAGTTTcaatttttctcttttatttgGAATTTAGAGCTGTCAAAGAATCCTACCAAACTAGCTCCGTATGTTTCAGTCTTCGCATATCTTCTAGGAAATATTCTGAAATCAACAGCTAAGATGCACAAGATTGTTATAATCATCtgcaaaaatattttttatcaaCATAATAGCATATTAAATCACACAATGGAATAAAGAATACTATATCCACACTTCATACCACAATAACCCTGTACGAAGTAATATATGCCCTAACAGAATTGGGCTCTTCTAAAACAGGAGATGAACCACCAGGCCTGCAGTAAGTTGTATGGAAATCAGCAATTACCCACTTCAAAATACAGCTCGTGTGAAACTTTTGGTCAAACTTATTTATGTCATAAAAGTCttttcttttaagaatttagctAAACAAATTGAACAATTACCTCTTCACTGCAATATAAAGCAATGTTAAGATTGTGAATAAACTTGCTATTATATAGCTCCAGTCAGCAAGTACCTATAACCAAGTTCATTGTACCAATTACAAAACAAAATGATTCAAATTTATTCAAAAACCTAGTCAGCAACATAGCTACCAATGGACAACAGAAACAAAACATCAACTTTCAAGTGTTAGCGAAACATATGATGCTACCGGGGACACTTACAGTGAAAAGTAAGAGCATAGGAACAACTATGACAAGAAAATCCAGAGTCAATGTAGATAGGTAAGCTTTAAAACTCCTATGCT containing:
- the LOC127085780 gene encoding arogenate dehydratase/prephenate dehydratase 1, chloroplastic, translated to MLLLFTVLADWSYIIASLFTILTLLYIAVKRPGGSSPVLEEPNSVRAYITSYRVIVMIITILCILAVDFRIFPRRYAKTETYGASLAVELWLVDKAVLPIENSADGSIHRNYDLLLQHKLNLVGEVQLRANHCLLGLPGVTMEELVSVVSHPQALAQCRTVLNDLGVDKVRDQDTAVAAKTVAINCVRHTGAIASSRAAEIYGLDILAEGIQDDDENVTRFLVLAREPRIPGTDRPHKCPQQRNQIDCGYFMLRFMRDTLALGRLKIPTDYFDEFKCAFYTKDQVDEIKEEWCQLMIKLNVCS